From Serratia fonticola:
AACTGCAACAGCCAGCCTTGGTACAGACGCACCGGCTTCGGTGGCGGCGCGTCGGTTTCCAGCTTTTCATAGGCCGCCGTCGCCACTTTCCACGCCAGCCACAACAGATAAAGGCTGCCGAGGATTTTCAAGATCAGGTGCAAAGAAGGATAAATCAGGATCAGCCCACCCACGCCAAATGCCACCAACACCAAGATACTTTGCATGCCCAGCATGATGCCGATCATCAGCCATAATGAACGCATAAAGCCGAAATTGGCCCCTGAAGTGGTGAGCAACATATTGTTGGGGCCAGGGGTGATCGCGGCCACCCACAGGAAGCCTAGCATCGAAAGAAATAAACTCAGTTCCATGAAGCGGGTGCTCCTCACCCAAATGACTTTTTTTGCAGTATGATTGCTAATACATGTGTTTGAAGCTAACAGTGCGGTTCGGATCACACAATAGCCGCCAACAAGAATTTTATTCATTATGTATGAATCCTTTCGCCCCCTGACCGGGGCCAGTAATCCACACCTGCAAACCCTGCTGCCACGGCTGGTACGCCGCCGCGTACTGCTGCAACCTCATTGGCAACGGCTGGAGTTGCCGGACGGCGATTTCGTCGATCTGGCCTGGAGTGAAGATCCGCAACTGGCGCGCGATAAACCTCGCGTGGTGCTGTTCCATGGGTTAGAGGGTAATTTCTACAGCCCTTACGCACATGGGCTGCTCAATGCCTGGCGCGAGCAAGGCTGGTTGGGCGTGGTGATGCATTTCCGTGGTTGCAGCGGCGTGCCCAACCGTAAGCAACGCATCTACCATTCCGGC
This genomic window contains:
- a CDS encoding LysE family translocator, translated to MELSLFLSMLGFLWVAAITPGPNNMLLTTSGANFGFMRSLWLMIGIMLGMQSILVLVAFGVGGLILIYPSLHLILKILGSLYLLWLAWKVATAAYEKLETDAPPPKPVRLYQGWLLQFLNPKAWLMALGAVASFSLAGDKYNHSILAIAFGIFAVNIVAGIIWLGFGTVIGRLLRSKKAWIIFNVSMGLLTAACVLLIWH